A stretch of Candidatus Cloacimonadota bacterium DNA encodes these proteins:
- a CDS encoding amidohydrolase, whose translation MSFNLAAIRRELHRTPELAFREEKTKLLILSWLRQISGIKIHEFSTNNGILVEYSHGEGPYRLFRADMDALPVSESTGCPFSSQNPGLMHACGHDVHMTVLLGLIERMAEQNVRRNLLFLFQPAEEGEGGAQSVIAEGLIQRYNVEAAFALHVASGLPVGTVSSRPGVFFGVPQEFDVQFFGKTAHAAFPEKGINALDTGRNFLSLMERDVSDLAKQHRVIFHVGKVSAGTIRNVVPNHCKLEGTHRSLDKEVSLRINELISNNASLATKMYGAEYRVDFLVTYDPVVNSADLVEELKQACAETGTKFQEAETSLTGEDFGFFTSLYPGLLFWLGSGCAEPLHSDKFLPDEACLATGVDIFAALAHR comes from the coding sequence ATGAGCTTCAACCTTGCCGCCATCCGCCGCGAACTGCACCGGACTCCAGAACTGGCTTTCCGGGAAGAAAAGACCAAACTCTTGATCCTGTCTTGGTTGAGGCAGATTTCTGGCATCAAAATCCACGAATTTTCAACCAATAACGGCATTCTGGTGGAATACAGCCACGGCGAAGGCCCTTACAGGCTGTTTCGCGCGGACATGGATGCCCTGCCGGTCTCTGAAAGCACCGGCTGCCCGTTTTCCTCCCAAAACCCCGGACTGATGCATGCCTGCGGCCACGATGTCCACATGACGGTGCTGCTGGGCCTGATCGAGCGGATGGCTGAACAAAACGTCCGGCGCAATCTGCTCTTTCTCTTTCAGCCGGCTGAAGAGGGTGAAGGCGGCGCGCAGAGCGTGATCGCCGAGGGCCTGATCCAGCGGTACAACGTGGAGGCCGCCTTCGCGCTGCACGTTGCCAGCGGATTGCCGGTGGGAACGGTCTCCAGCCGCCCCGGCGTATTCTTCGGCGTGCCCCAGGAATTCGATGTTCAGTTCTTTGGCAAAACCGCCCACGCTGCCTTTCCCGAAAAAGGGATCAACGCCCTGGACACCGGCCGCAACTTCCTGAGCCTGATGGAGAGAGACGTCTCCGACCTGGCCAAACAGCACCGGGTGATCTTCCATGTGGGAAAAGTTTCGGCCGGAACAATTCGCAACGTGGTGCCGAACCATTGTAAACTGGAGGGCACACATCGCAGCCTGGACAAGGAAGTGAGCCTGCGAATAAACGAACTCATCAGCAACAACGCTTCCCTGGCCACAAAGATGTATGGCGCTGAGTATCGGGTTGATTTTCTGGTCACTTACGATCCTGTGGTCAACTCCGCCGATTTGGTGGAAGAGTTGAAACAGGCCTGCGCGGAAACCGGAACGAAGTTCCAGGAAGCTGAGACGTCGCTCACCGGCGAGGATTTCGGTTTCTTCACCAGCCTCTACCCCGGCTTGCTCTTCTGGCTGGGCTCCGGATGTGCGGAACCTTTGCATTCCGACAAGTTTTTACCCGACGAAGCCTGCCTCGCCACCGGCGTTGATATTTTTGCCGCTTTAGCCCACCGCTAA
- a CDS encoding aspartate-semialdehyde dehydrogenase: MKLAVVGATGEVGRMMVTCLEEFAVPVESLTLFASARSAGSTLYYADTALSVRELTSAIMREPFDYVLFSAGAGVAREFAPLAAASGAVVIDNSSGFRQEKDVPLVVPEINGNLLKGYQGIVANPNCTTIQMVLPLAVLDRLFGLRKVVVSTYQSVSGSGHKGVATLESQRAGGSENGIYPNLIDLNVIPQVGSFADNGYSQEEEKIHFETRKILNNWNLEVSATTVRVPVIYGHCESIYAEFASEVDLSLAARELEKAESIAFEENTYVTPRDLGNSNDSHICRLRRGTGPNSLCFWNVGHNVRLGAAANAVRILLKHAQLAGRI; encoded by the coding sequence ATGAAATTAGCTGTTGTTGGCGCCACCGGAGAAGTGGGCCGCATGATGGTCACCTGTCTGGAGGAATTCGCCGTGCCGGTGGAATCCCTCACCTTGTTCGCCTCCGCTCGTTCTGCCGGAAGCACTCTCTACTACGCCGATACGGCTCTCTCTGTGCGTGAACTCACTTCAGCCATAATGCGCGAACCCTTTGATTACGTTCTCTTTTCCGCCGGAGCAGGTGTAGCCCGCGAATTCGCTCCCCTGGCGGCGGCAAGCGGTGCCGTGGTGATCGACAACTCCTCCGGGTTTCGCCAGGAAAAGGATGTCCCGCTGGTGGTGCCGGAAATCAACGGAAATCTTTTGAAAGGGTATCAGGGCATCGTGGCCAATCCAAACTGCACCACCATCCAGATGGTGCTGCCTCTGGCGGTGCTGGACCGGCTCTTCGGATTGCGCAAAGTTGTCGTTAGCACCTACCAGTCCGTATCCGGAAGCGGCCACAAGGGCGTTGCCACCCTCGAGTCACAGCGCGCCGGTGGATCAGAAAACGGCATCTACCCTAACCTCATCGACCTCAACGTGATCCCCCAGGTCGGCTCTTTTGCCGACAATGGCTACTCCCAGGAAGAGGAAAAGATCCATTTTGAAACCCGCAAGATACTAAACAACTGGAACCTGGAAGTCAGCGCCACCACCGTTCGCGTACCCGTGATCTATGGTCACTGCGAAAGCATCTACGCGGAATTCGCTTCTGAGGTCGATCTCTCCTTGGCCGCCAGGGAACTGGAAAAAGCAGAGTCCATCGCCTTTGAAGAAAACACCTATGTCACCCCGCGCGATCTGGGTAACTCTAACGACAGCCACATCTGCCGTCTGCGCCGCGGAACCGGCCCAAACTCCCTCTGCTTTTGGAATGTGGGGCACAACGTCCGTCTCGGTGCCGCCGCCAACGCCGTGCGCATCTTGCTCAAACACGCCCAACTGGCAGGCAGGATATGA
- a CDS encoding RNB domain-containing ribonuclease yields MATYAAGTIVFFYHQAELCLGIVGSAEGNRLRVLDTEGAEYLLPTDRIALASLDTFLPAETRTLSTFIDMMEQSLGFLESEGVPAQLARLPAPFSFDQASEAVGCLSDFCRFALFKHLRLRDDLYLMKKGVWRARDEEETAAFLEKKEKEAARTRYLDAVADFLERLETAESGMQHKKAPEFGTGAEDERQLAAESRALLISGEPKDLARILRAGGRNLERSVHALRLALGDITPDTDPVAAASGIPISFSSGLASGAATPEQTEPEGFEAFTIDAEDSGDLDDAIDWQETASGWSLGIHISDVAACIPLHGELWRAAQDRVASLYLPSQTVPLLPVELSGGAFSLLESEARPVLSLRVELDREARVVDCSWRRGWLRVKKNLSYENFDNMLRCQERSPLLELCRKLRDARVGESEERKPRYSWNLKVIGGDVVMQREDNLSLSRFVVEELMILYNRLMAERACQSGLPLIYRNVTQWSEDDNDTDNYGIQAYLSTEAKFHPGVGVQAYLHATSPIRRFTDIVNQAQFSALLAGNGQCFSRQDLEELIFSIEKRLQLLRAVAHRSERYWLLRWLEQKHLGEPLDAVPLRRVKQGWLMELSRWEKRLELCCEEDLPLRASVKLVVASVDMKELLVRGDIIL; encoded by the coding sequence ATGGCCACTTACGCAGCGGGTACCATCGTCTTTTTTTACCATCAGGCCGAGCTCTGCCTGGGCATTGTGGGCTCCGCGGAAGGCAACCGCCTGCGGGTTCTGGATACTGAAGGCGCCGAGTATCTGCTTCCAACCGATCGTATCGCGCTGGCTTCCTTGGATACTTTCCTGCCTGCTGAAACACGCACACTTTCCACTTTTATCGATATGATGGAACAATCCCTGGGTTTTCTGGAAAGTGAAGGCGTTCCGGCCCAACTTGCCCGTTTGCCGGCTCCCTTCAGCTTTGATCAGGCTTCCGAGGCTGTCGGCTGCCTTTCCGATTTCTGCCGTTTTGCCCTTTTCAAGCATCTTCGCCTGCGTGATGACCTCTACCTGATGAAAAAAGGTGTGTGGCGAGCACGCGACGAGGAAGAGACCGCGGCTTTTCTGGAAAAAAAAGAGAAGGAGGCGGCCCGCACAAGGTATCTGGACGCGGTGGCTGACTTTCTGGAACGGCTAGAAACTGCAGAATCTGGAATGCAGCACAAAAAAGCACCTGAGTTTGGGACTGGAGCTGAGGATGAGAGGCAGCTCGCTGCTGAATCTCGAGCACTGCTTATCTCCGGAGAGCCGAAAGACCTGGCCAGAATACTACGAGCTGGCGGACGGAACCTGGAAAGGTCGGTCCACGCTTTGCGCCTGGCTTTGGGCGATATTACACCGGACACTGATCCAGTTGCCGCAGCCAGCGGGATTCCTATTTCTTTCTCATCCGGACTGGCTTCCGGGGCGGCAACTCCGGAACAAACCGAACCGGAGGGTTTTGAAGCTTTCACGATCGACGCGGAGGACTCCGGTGATCTGGACGACGCCATCGACTGGCAGGAAACCGCTTCCGGCTGGAGTTTGGGCATTCACATCAGCGACGTGGCGGCTTGCATTCCTTTGCATGGTGAGCTTTGGCGCGCAGCCCAAGACCGCGTGGCTTCGCTTTATCTGCCCTCTCAAACCGTTCCCCTGCTGCCTGTGGAGCTTTCCGGCGGTGCTTTCAGCCTGCTTGAAAGCGAGGCTAGGCCGGTGCTTTCGCTGCGGGTGGAGCTTGACCGTGAGGCACGAGTAGTTGACTGCTCCTGGCGTCGCGGCTGGCTGCGGGTAAAGAAGAATTTGAGCTATGAAAACTTTGACAATATGCTGCGCTGCCAGGAACGCTCACCGCTGTTGGAACTCTGCCGCAAACTTCGCGACGCCAGGGTGGGGGAGAGCGAGGAACGTAAGCCTCGCTACAGCTGGAATCTAAAGGTTATTGGCGGTGATGTTGTAATGCAGCGGGAGGATAATCTCAGCCTGTCACGGTTCGTAGTCGAAGAGCTGATGATCCTCTACAACCGCCTGATGGCTGAGCGCGCCTGCCAAAGTGGCCTGCCTTTGATCTACCGTAATGTTACCCAGTGGTCCGAAGACGACAATGATACAGATAATTACGGTATCCAGGCCTATCTCTCCACCGAGGCAAAATTCCACCCCGGAGTGGGCGTCCAGGCTTATCTGCACGCCACTTCACCCATCCGGCGCTTCACTGACATAGTGAACCAGGCTCAGTTTTCAGCGCTGCTGGCGGGAAATGGGCAATGCTTTTCGCGCCAGGACCTTGAGGAACTGATCTTCAGCATCGAAAAACGCCTGCAACTGCTACGGGCTGTCGCCCATCGCAGCGAACGCTACTGGCTGCTGCGCTGGCTGGAGCAAAAACACCTTGGCGAGCCGCTTGATGCGGTGCCGCTGCGCCGGGTGAAACAAGGCTGGCTGATGGAGCTCAGCCGCTGGGAAAAACGGCTGGAGCTGTGTTGCGAGGAGGATTTGCCGCTGCGGGCGTCGGTTAAGCTGGTGGTGGCAAGTGTGGATATGAAGGAGTTGTTGGTTCGTGGAGACATTATACTCTGA
- the gatE gene encoding Glu-tRNA(Gln) amidotransferase subunit GatE — translation MDNPHQRNWLLSRANTGWVSLPDAVQATWRKLGFRCGLEVHQQLNTSQKLFCRCPAGKYHDFDDFDAEIVRHMRPTLSELGEYDGTALMEFKTRKKIIYRINNDSACTYEVDDTPPFPLNRQALKQAMKIALLLKMKIVGELHITRKQYLDGSIPTGFQRTTILGIEGEFPISNKTIKVIQFSVEEDSCREVSDFRHTRVYFADRLGMPLIETVTYPDMETPWEAAEAAQNIRFIARSSGLVRTGIGAAREDVNVSIEGGTRVEIKGVAHISWIPKLTHNEAFRQKSLLLVREELLKRVADPAKWKLTHTFLDPADWRHIPLLKKSGSVGWKLIAVNLPHFAGILSFFNQPGRCFADEISDRLKVIACLERPNMFHSEEIAGLGRGTGSDSGKKENRISEEPVVQASLDSKDWSRLRAELKASDNDAQLLFWAPDEDIKTALETIEERCQLAFVGVPNETRKSLPDGITLFERVLPGADRMYPDTDSAPIPVHEEMIESARQGLPVDLSTRLQQLADWGIPADAYTYLLRNNLMPVLEELSTRHGIEPKRLGLLYAHLLKGMQGRDPLPFDHQRVEDLLIFVKKRKLQPDILPEMLKVLYEHPNMQFSSVLEVLGYKEIPAAGILEQIPLLKAMWPRAKTRGLKKPDAIQHWIMGRLRKMALGNIPLSELYLAIQKELSTNCTN, via the coding sequence TTGGACAACCCTCACCAACGAAATTGGCTGCTTAGCCGGGCAAACACCGGCTGGGTCAGCCTTCCGGACGCCGTGCAAGCGACCTGGCGGAAGCTTGGTTTCCGTTGCGGTCTGGAAGTTCACCAGCAACTGAACACCTCCCAGAAACTCTTCTGCCGCTGCCCCGCAGGCAAGTATCACGATTTTGATGATTTTGACGCCGAAATCGTGCGTCATATGAGGCCCACTTTGTCTGAATTGGGCGAGTATGACGGCACCGCCCTGATGGAATTCAAGACGCGGAAAAAGATAATCTACCGCATCAACAACGACAGCGCCTGCACCTACGAAGTTGACGACACCCCTCCTTTTCCGCTGAACCGGCAGGCTCTTAAGCAGGCAATGAAGATCGCCCTGCTGCTGAAAATGAAGATCGTAGGCGAACTCCACATCACCCGCAAGCAGTATCTTGACGGCAGTATCCCCACTGGATTTCAGCGCACTACCATCCTCGGCATCGAGGGAGAATTTCCCATCTCCAACAAAACCATCAAAGTGATCCAGTTTTCCGTGGAGGAAGATAGTTGCCGCGAAGTGTCCGATTTTCGCCATACCCGGGTTTATTTTGCCGACCGCCTTGGCATGCCGCTGATCGAAACTGTCACCTATCCGGATATGGAAACGCCCTGGGAAGCGGCTGAGGCGGCTCAGAACATCCGCTTTATCGCCCGCAGCTCAGGTCTTGTGCGCACCGGGATAGGCGCGGCCCGCGAAGATGTGAATGTTTCAATTGAGGGCGGCACCAGGGTCGAGATCAAGGGTGTGGCCCACATCTCCTGGATCCCTAAACTCACGCACAACGAGGCTTTCCGTCAGAAATCGCTGCTACTTGTCCGCGAGGAACTGCTGAAACGGGTGGCCGACCCGGCGAAATGGAAGCTGACTCATACTTTTCTGGACCCGGCCGACTGGCGCCACATCCCTCTGCTTAAAAAGTCCGGAAGCGTTGGCTGGAAGCTGATCGCGGTCAATCTGCCCCATTTTGCCGGCATCCTCAGCTTCTTTAACCAACCCGGACGCTGTTTCGCAGATGAGATCTCTGACCGCCTGAAAGTGATCGCCTGCCTGGAACGGCCTAACATGTTCCACTCTGAAGAGATAGCTGGATTAGGGCGAGGCACGGGCAGTGATTCGGGCAAAAAAGAGAACCGGATTTCTGAAGAACCCGTAGTCCAGGCTTCTCTGGATTCAAAAGACTGGTCCAGACTCCGCGCCGAACTGAAAGCATCGGACAATGACGCGCAACTCCTTTTTTGGGCACCGGACGAAGATATCAAAACTGCCCTGGAGACCATTGAGGAACGTTGCCAGCTTGCATTTGTCGGCGTGCCCAACGAGACCCGCAAATCCCTGCCGGACGGAATCACGCTCTTTGAACGTGTGCTGCCTGGCGCGGACAGGATGTATCCGGATACAGATTCCGCGCCGATCCCGGTCCACGAAGAAATGATCGAATCCGCACGACAGGGCCTTCCTGTGGATCTTTCGACAAGGCTGCAGCAGCTGGCGGACTGGGGCATTCCCGCCGACGCTTACACCTATTTGCTGCGCAACAACCTGATGCCGGTGCTGGAAGAGCTTTCCACCAGGCACGGTATCGAGCCCAAGCGCTTGGGGCTGCTCTATGCGCACCTGCTGAAAGGAATGCAAGGCCGCGATCCCCTGCCCTTCGACCACCAAAGGGTGGAGGACCTGCTGATCTTTGTTAAAAAACGCAAGCTGCAGCCGGATATCCTGCCCGAGATGCTGAAAGTCCTGTATGAGCACCCGAACATGCAATTTTCATCGGTGCTGGAGGTTCTTGGCTACAAGGAAATCCCGGCAGCGGGAATCCTGGAACAGATTCCGCTACTCAAAGCCATGTGGCCACGTGCAAAAACGCGCGGTCTGAAAAAGCCGGATGCTATCCAGCACTGGATAATGGGCCGGCTCCGCAAAATGGCTTTGGGTAACATTCCCCTGTCTGAGCTATATCTGGCCATCCAAAAAGAATTGTCCACGAATTGCACGAATTGA